A genomic segment from uncultured Desulfuromonas sp. encodes:
- a CDS encoding DUF4395 domain-containing protein: MAQVCPISEQQVNGRACQLNALFTVICLVVFLFTPAKWILLPLAADLLIRAFLNPVFSPFNMASDALLRLWHATPKMTNAGPKLFAAKLAFVFVIIMLLSRLAGYEAVAMFFAACLAFFASLEAAFSFCVACKAYPLVRKVFGSAS, translated from the coding sequence ATGGCTCAAGTTTGTCCCATCTCAGAGCAGCAGGTAAATGGTCGGGCTTGTCAGCTTAATGCGCTGTTTACCGTCATTTGTCTTGTTGTGTTTTTATTTACACCGGCGAAATGGATTCTTTTACCTCTGGCTGCGGATCTGCTGATCCGGGCTTTCCTGAATCCTGTATTCAGCCCTTTTAACATGGCGAGTGATGCCCTGTTGCGTCTCTGGCATGCCACACCGAAGATGACCAATGCCGGACCCAAGTTGTTTGCCGCGAAACTGGCGTTTGTTTTTGTCATCATTATGTTGTTGAGTCGTTTAGCTGGCTATGAAGCTGTCGCCATGTTTTTCGCGGCTTGCCTCGCCTTTTTTGCCTCTCTGGAAGCGGCATTCAGTTTCTGTGTGGCCTGCAAAGCGTATCCTCTGGTTCGAAAAGTGTTTGGCTCCGCATCCTGA
- the cbiB gene encoding adenosylcobinamide-phosphate synthase CbiB, with product MPLWIHLVAALALDALCGDPPRWPHPVQAIGRAALAVEAPLRRRLDDGFLAGLVAVMVIVGGTALVSAALVYGAAALHPLLGDLVSILVLYTTLATRSLCDHARAVQQPLQLGDLTTARAQLARLVGRDTDQLDEAEISRATVESVAENTVDGVTAPLLFAVVGGPVAAMTYKAINTLDSTFGYKTERYLHFGRAAARLDDAANFIPARLTALLTIPAAILSGQDGHNAWSILRRDRHNHPSPNGGQIEAAVAGALHVRLGGENRYFGQSSFRPYLGDADQALTAQHINAGLRLMIWTTALVVVVGIAGRQLFFLALSSGSFTP from the coding sequence ATGCCGCTGTGGATCCATCTTGTCGCCGCCCTGGCCCTCGACGCCCTGTGCGGCGATCCGCCGCGTTGGCCCCATCCGGTACAGGCCATCGGTCGCGCCGCCCTGGCCGTGGAAGCGCCGTTGCGCCGTCGGCTCGATGACGGCTTTCTCGCCGGACTGGTCGCGGTCATGGTGATTGTCGGAGGCACGGCCCTGGTCAGCGCGGCCCTGGTGTATGGCGCGGCCGCGCTCCACCCACTCCTCGGCGATCTGGTTTCCATCCTCGTCCTCTACACGACGTTGGCGACGCGCAGCCTCTGCGACCATGCCCGCGCTGTGCAGCAGCCTTTGCAGCTGGGCGACCTGACCACGGCCCGCGCCCAACTGGCACGGCTGGTGGGGCGCGATACGGATCAGCTGGACGAAGCCGAGATCAGCCGCGCCACCGTCGAAAGCGTGGCGGAAAACACCGTGGACGGCGTCACCGCGCCGCTGCTGTTCGCCGTGGTCGGCGGACCGGTGGCGGCAATGACCTACAAGGCGATCAACACCCTCGATTCCACCTTCGGCTACAAGACCGAGCGCTACCTCCATTTTGGCCGCGCCGCCGCACGCCTCGACGATGCGGCCAATTTTATTCCGGCTCGTCTCACCGCCCTGCTGACCATTCCGGCGGCGATTTTAAGCGGCCAGGATGGCCACAATGCCTGGAGCATCTTGCGCCGCGATCGCCATAACCACCCCAGCCCCAACGGCGGCCAGATCGAGGCCGCCGTGGCCGGGGCGCTGCACGTGCGCCTCGGCGGCGAAAACCGTTATTTCGGCCAATCCTCATTTCGCCCTTATCTGGGCGATGCCGACCAAGCTCTGACCGCACAGCACATCAATGCCGGGCTACGCCTGATGATCTGGACCACCGCCCTGGTTGTCGTGGTCGGTATAGCTGGCCGCCAACTCTTTTTTCTGGCTCTTTCAAGCGGGAGTTTTACCCCATGA
- the cobU gene encoding bifunctional adenosylcobinamide kinase/adenosylcobinamide-phosphate guanylyltransferase encodes MATNPLPNSLLYISGGARSGKSHYAEQRALAQSGPRSYIATCPRLDDEMAARIDRHQQRRADQGWQTIEEPVDLVAALEATHDSRVVLVDCVTLWINNLLYAAETEHQTVDEDAIHRLTLHVIEAARQGERTVIFVSNELGMGIVPADALSRHYRDLVGRCNQTLATHADEAVFMVSGLPLALK; translated from the coding sequence ATGGCGACTAACCCTCTCCCCAACAGCCTGCTTTACATCAGCGGCGGCGCGCGCAGCGGCAAAAGTCATTACGCCGAGCAGCGCGCCCTGGCTCAGAGCGGGCCGCGCAGCTACATCGCCACCTGCCCGAGACTTGATGACGAGATGGCGGCGCGCATCGACCGCCACCAACAGCGCCGCGCCGACCAGGGTTGGCAGACCATTGAAGAGCCGGTGGATCTGGTTGCCGCCCTTGAGGCCACCCATGACAGCCGTGTGGTGCTGGTTGACTGTGTCACCCTGTGGATCAACAACCTGCTCTATGCTGCGGAAACTGAGCACCAGACAGTCGATGAAGACGCCATTCACCGCCTCACCCTGCACGTGATTGAGGCCGCCCGTCAGGGAGAGCGCACGGTGATTTTCGTCTCCAACGAGCTGGGCATGGGCATCGTCCCGGCGGATGCCCTGTCGCGCCATTACCGCGACCTGGTCGGCCGCTGCAACCAAACCCTGGCCACGCATGCCGACGAAGCCGTGTTCATGGTTTCCGGCCTGCCGCTGGCCCTGAAATAG
- the cobT gene encoding nicotinate-nucleotide--dimethylbenzimidazole phosphoribosyltransferase — translation MHSNTLLSQTLATIIPADRDMRQQARARLDQLAIPHWSLGQLMDIAEDLAAMTRSMTPSVKRKAIAVMAGDHGIVAAGVSKFPQAVTVEMIRNFLNGKASINALARQVGASLTVVDAGVAGDLTELYQHDALWNRKVATGTADFSQGPAMSRAQAIQCLEVGIEVANHLAQTTDIYATGDMGIGNTSPSSAIIASLCGCDIATATGRGTGLDDEALNNKIAVLDKALALNQPNADDGLDVLAKVGGFEIGAIAGLILGAAAQRKPVVIDGIISTAGALIAASLSPASRDYMIAGHCSVEPGHRIALNHLGKAPLLDLRLRLGEGTGAALAMNLVEAAVAILTEIATFEEAAVSQADTTSSQNQENAIA, via the coding sequence ATGCATTCGAACACGTTACTGTCCCAAACGCTTGCAACCATCATCCCGGCCGACCGCGACATGCGCCAACAGGCCCGTGCCCGCCTCGACCAGTTGGCCATTCCCCACTGGTCTCTCGGTCAGTTGATGGATATTGCCGAAGACTTGGCGGCCATGACCCGCTCCATGACGCCGTCGGTAAAACGCAAAGCCATCGCCGTCATGGCCGGTGATCACGGCATTGTCGCCGCCGGGGTCAGCAAATTCCCTCAGGCCGTCACCGTCGAAATGATTCGCAACTTCCTCAACGGCAAAGCCAGCATCAACGCTCTGGCGCGTCAAGTCGGGGCCAGCCTCACCGTGGTCGACGCCGGGGTTGCCGGGGATTTGACGGAACTGTACCAGCACGACGCGCTGTGGAACCGCAAAGTCGCCACGGGCACCGCGGATTTCTCCCAAGGACCGGCCATGAGCCGCGCCCAGGCCATCCAGTGTCTCGAAGTCGGCATCGAAGTGGCCAACCACCTCGCGCAGACGACCGACATCTATGCCACCGGCGACATGGGCATCGGCAACACCAGCCCATCCAGCGCCATTATCGCCAGTCTGTGCGGCTGCGACATCGCAACCGCAACCGGACGCGGCACCGGTCTCGACGATGAAGCGCTGAACAACAAAATCGCCGTGCTCGACAAGGCGCTGGCTCTCAATCAACCCAATGCTGATGACGGCCTCGACGTGCTGGCCAAGGTGGGCGGCTTTGAGATCGGCGCCATTGCCGGACTGATCCTCGGCGCGGCCGCCCAGCGCAAGCCGGTGGTGATCGACGGCATCATCTCCACCGCCGGTGCCCTGATCGCCGCCAGTCTCTCTCCAGCCAGCCGCGACTACATGATTGCCGGCCACTGCAGCGTCGAGCCGGGCCACCGCATTGCCCTCAACCATCTCGGCAAAGCGCCGCTGCTCGATCTACGCCTGCGCCTCGGTGAAGGCACCGGCGCGGCTTTGGCCATGAATCTGGTCGAGGCCGCCGTGGCGATACTCACCGAGATCGCCACCTTTGAAGAAGCGGCGGTCTCTCAAGCCGATACAACCAGCTCACAGAATCAGGAAAACGCAATAGCATGA
- the nhaD gene encoding sodium:proton antiporter NhaD, with the protein MKTFLTLMLSLMALPVMASESEAAVHNLTTTPMGIVALILFVGAYLLVILEEKLHLRKSKPVLLAAGIIWVLVAITFNALGEPDAAHEAITHNLLEYGELFLFLLVAMTYINTMEERNVFQALRSWLVSRGFSLRVVFWITGLLAFLISPIADNLTTALLMGAVVMAVGGSNQRFVVMACINVVVGANAGGAFSPFGDITTLMVWQKGIIQFGEFFALFLPALVNWLLPAFIMNFMISREKPQASDDAVVMKFGARRVMILFLLTIVTAVSFHNFLDLPPAAGMMLGLGYLGLFAYYIKRHEQFSENVDPSLSLDVVSSEGPHEGFDLFQKIARAEWDTLLFFYGVIMCVGGLSQFGYLASASQFMYHDLGAFNANVLVGILSAIVDNIPVMFAVLTMHPDMSHGQWLLVTMTAGVGGSLLSIGSAAGVGLMGTARGIYTFGRHLVYTPIVALGYAASIAVHMLVNGKYF; encoded by the coding sequence ATGAAAACTTTTTTGACACTGATGTTAAGTTTGATGGCTTTACCTGTGATGGCCAGTGAAAGTGAAGCGGCTGTCCACAATTTGACGACCACCCCTATGGGAATTGTTGCTCTCATCCTGTTTGTTGGCGCGTATTTGTTGGTCATCCTGGAAGAAAAACTGCATTTGCGCAAAAGTAAGCCGGTGTTGTTGGCGGCTGGGATCATTTGGGTTCTGGTGGCGATTACATTCAATGCCTTGGGCGAGCCGGATGCGGCACACGAAGCGATTACTCATAACTTGCTTGAGTATGGTGAACTGTTTCTGTTTCTTCTCGTGGCGATGACCTATATCAACACTATGGAAGAGCGTAATGTGTTTCAGGCTTTACGCAGCTGGCTGGTATCACGTGGCTTCTCCTTACGGGTTGTATTTTGGATCACCGGCCTTCTGGCCTTTTTAATCTCACCGATTGCAGATAATCTGACAACGGCATTATTGATGGGTGCTGTTGTTATGGCCGTCGGTGGTTCCAATCAACGGTTTGTCGTCATGGCCTGTATCAATGTGGTCGTTGGTGCCAATGCCGGTGGTGCGTTTTCACCCTTTGGCGATATCACCACCCTGATGGTCTGGCAGAAGGGGATTATTCAATTTGGCGAGTTTTTTGCGCTGTTTCTGCCAGCATTGGTCAACTGGTTACTGCCGGCCTTTATCATGAACTTCATGATCAGTAGAGAAAAGCCGCAGGCTTCCGATGATGCGGTTGTCATGAAGTTTGGTGCCCGACGTGTCATGATCCTGTTTCTGTTGACCATTGTCACGGCAGTCTCTTTCCACAATTTTCTCGACCTGCCCCCTGCCGCCGGGATGATGCTTGGCCTTGGCTATCTGGGTCTTTTTGCGTATTACATCAAGCGCCATGAGCAGTTCTCTGAAAATGTTGATCCGTCTTTGAGCCTTGATGTTGTGTCATCGGAAGGCCCTCACGAGGGATTTGATCTGTTTCAGAAAATCGCTCGTGCCGAGTGGGATACTTTGCTGTTTTTCTATGGTGTCATTATGTGCGTCGGTGGCTTGAGCCAGTTTGGTTATCTCGCTTCAGCGTCACAGTTCATGTACCATGACCTCGGGGCGTTTAATGCCAATGTCCTGGTTGGTATTTTGTCGGCAATTGTTGACAATATCCCGGTTATGTTTGCTGTTTTGACCATGCATCCGGATATGTCTCATGGCCAATGGTTGCTGGTAACCATGACTGCCGGTGTCGGTGGAAGTCTGTTATCGATCGGTTCTGCGGCTGGCGTTGGACTGATGGGAACGGCTCGCGGCATTTACACCTTTGGTCGTCATTTGGTCTACACACCGATTGTTGCTTTAGGTTATGCCGCCAGTATCGCTGTCCATATGCTGGTGAATGGCAAATATTTTTAA
- a CDS encoding cobyric acid synthase, with translation MPNQPPRHQHGGNLTQLLQRSGTDSLVDFSANLNPLGPPEWLRPLISAYISDLVHYPDPHCTALTQAVADHFAVTSAQVLIGNGATELLHLLIRGLAKTRLVMPVPSYADYDEVARLHDMHVDPVVLSENNGFALVLDTLEKCLDADHAADTLVILGQPNNPTGTQLAVEELRALACRHPHTTFLIDESFLDLSDAPASLAHDRPGNVIVLQSLTKTYAIAGLRLGIALGEADLMAHCRRLQPLWSVNTLAQEVGQAALADDNYRERSRAFVREQRRSLEGMLSQLPGVSVFPGRANFLLCRLDHPKFTAVQLTEQSLQQGIALRACDNFAGLDARYFRVAVRPPEEQQRLEQVLTNLLVPRRATVKKRKTPAIMFQGTGSNAGKSVLTAALCRILHQDGFDVAPFKAQNMSLNSFVTRDGGEMGRAQVMQAQACRLDPDVRMNPVLLKPNSDTGSQIIVLGKAVGSLHFRAYAEHKRDIFEQVKRSYDSLAAEHQVMVLEGAGSPAEINLKSGDIVNMNMARYANAPVLLVGDIDRGGVFASFVGTLELLNEAERNQVAGFVINRFRGDATLLGSALDATLRHTGKPVLGVVPYLDRLGLPEEDSVSFKEGAIHTAADATTEDCLDIAVIDLPHISNFTDIDALTIEPDVRVRVVRHADQLGRPDAVILPGSKNVAADLTHLRHSGLADRLLQLADDERCEIVGICGGFQMLGTTLRDPHAIEGTSEPLAGLGLLPLDTCLEPDKTTLQTRCQHLPSGHELIGYEIHHGRTTADGLQPLAYNAAGELIGGAMRDGRVWGSYLHGLFDADPFRRWFLDRLRQRRGWPCDGRIRACYDLEPAFDRLADTVRAALDMDALYRRIGL, from the coding sequence ATGCCGAACCAGCCTCCCCGCCACCAACACGGCGGCAACCTCACTCAACTGTTGCAACGCAGCGGCACGGATAGTCTGGTGGATTTTTCCGCCAACCTCAACCCGTTGGGGCCGCCGGAGTGGCTGCGTCCACTGATCAGCGCCTACATCAGCGATCTGGTCCACTACCCCGATCCCCACTGTACTGCGCTGACCCAGGCCGTGGCCGACCACTTTGCCGTCACCTCGGCCCAGGTGCTGATCGGTAACGGCGCCACCGAGTTACTCCATCTGCTGATTCGTGGTCTGGCGAAAACGCGCCTGGTGATGCCGGTACCCAGCTATGCCGATTATGACGAAGTGGCGCGTCTCCACGATATGCACGTCGATCCCGTTGTCTTGTCTGAAAACAACGGCTTTGCACTGGTGCTGGATACCCTGGAAAAATGTCTGGATGCAGACCACGCCGCCGACACCCTGGTCATCCTCGGCCAGCCCAACAACCCCACCGGCACGCAGCTGGCCGTGGAAGAGCTGCGTGCCTTGGCTTGCCGTCATCCACACACGACGTTTCTCATCGACGAATCGTTCCTCGATCTCAGCGATGCACCCGCCAGCCTCGCTCACGACCGGCCCGGCAACGTTATCGTTCTGCAGTCGCTGACCAAGACCTACGCCATCGCCGGATTGCGCCTCGGCATCGCCCTCGGCGAGGCAGACCTGATGGCGCATTGTCGCCGTCTGCAACCGTTATGGAGTGTCAACACCCTCGCCCAAGAGGTGGGGCAAGCCGCCCTGGCCGATGACAACTACCGCGAACGCAGCCGCGCCTTTGTCCGTGAGCAGCGCCGGTCGCTGGAAGGAATGTTGAGCCAACTGCCGGGCGTCAGCGTGTTCCCCGGTCGCGCCAACTTTCTGCTCTGCCGTCTCGATCACCCAAAATTCACTGCCGTACAACTGACAGAGCAGTCCCTGCAGCAAGGCATCGCCCTGCGAGCCTGCGATAACTTTGCAGGGCTCGACGCCCGTTATTTCCGCGTGGCCGTGCGTCCGCCCGAAGAGCAACAGCGCCTCGAACAGGTGCTCACCAACCTGCTCGTCCCGCGCCGGGCCACAGTAAAAAAGCGCAAAACTCCGGCCATCATGTTTCAGGGCACCGGCTCCAATGCCGGCAAGAGCGTGCTCACTGCCGCCCTGTGCCGCATCCTCCATCAGGACGGCTTTGACGTCGCGCCGTTCAAAGCGCAGAACATGTCCCTCAACTCCTTTGTCACCCGCGACGGCGGCGAAATGGGCCGCGCTCAGGTGATGCAGGCCCAGGCCTGCCGCCTCGACCCGGACGTGCGCATGAACCCGGTGCTGCTCAAGCCCAACAGCGACACCGGCTCGCAGATCATCGTCCTCGGCAAGGCGGTCGGCTCGCTCCATTTCCGCGCCTACGCCGAACACAAGCGCGACATTTTCGAGCAGGTCAAACGCAGCTACGACAGCCTGGCCGCCGAGCATCAGGTGATGGTCCTCGAAGGCGCGGGCAGCCCGGCCGAGATCAACCTCAAGTCCGGCGACATCGTCAACATGAACATGGCCCGCTACGCCAACGCTCCGGTGCTGCTGGTGGGCGACATTGACCGTGGCGGCGTGTTCGCCTCGTTCGTCGGCACCCTGGAACTGCTCAACGAGGCGGAGCGCAACCAGGTGGCCGGGTTCGTCATCAACCGTTTTCGCGGCGATGCCACCCTGCTCGGCAGCGCCCTCGACGCCACCCTGCGTCATACTGGAAAGCCGGTGCTCGGCGTGGTTCCCTATCTTGACCGCCTCGGCCTGCCCGAAGAGGATTCGGTGTCATTCAAAGAGGGTGCGATCCATACGGCAGCGGATGCGACGACGGAGGACTGTCTAGACATCGCCGTCATCGACCTGCCGCACATTTCCAACTTCACCGATATCGATGCCCTGACCATCGAGCCGGACGTGCGGGTGCGCGTGGTGCGCCATGCTGACCAATTGGGCCGCCCCGACGCGGTGATCCTCCCCGGCAGCAAGAATGTCGCCGCCGACCTGACCCATCTGCGCCACAGCGGACTGGCGGATCGCCTGCTGCAACTCGCCGATGACGAGCGCTGCGAGATCGTCGGCATCTGCGGCGGCTTCCAGATGCTCGGCACCACCCTGCGCGATCCTCATGCCATCGAAGGGACCAGTGAACCTCTGGCAGGGCTCGGCCTGCTGCCCCTCGACACCTGCCTGGAACCGGACAAGACCACATTGCAGACCCGCTGCCAGCACCTGCCCTCAGGGCATGAACTGATCGGTTACGAGATTCACCACGGCCGCACCACCGCCGACGGTCTGCAACCGCTGGCCTACAACGCCGCCGGAGAGCTGATCGGCGGGGCCATGCGCGATGGTCGGGTGTGGGGCAGCTATCTGCACGGCCTGTTCGATGCCGACCCGTTCCGCCGCTGGTTCCTCGACCGCCTGCGGCAGCGGCGCGGCTGGCCGTGCGACGGACGCATCCGCGCCTGCTACGATCTGGAACCGGCTTTTGACCGTCTCGCCGACACGGTGCGCGCCGCCCTCGACATGGACGCCCTGTATCGGCGGATCGGCCTGTGA
- the thiC gene encoding phosphomethylpyrimidine synthase ThiC: MKTQVEHALEGNITEQMAAVAGDEALSPEYIRDMVGEGKIVIPNNSNSTPKPVGIGKGLRTKVNASIGTSSDIVDYQAEVRKARIAEDAGADTLMELSVGGNLDRVRREVLDAVNLPVGNVPLYQAFCDATRKYGSPNKLDPEELFDLIEQQCEDGLAFMAIHCGINRYTIERLRKQHYRYGGLVSKGGTSMVAWMEHNHQENPLYEQFDRVVGILKKYDVCLSLGNGLRAGAIHDSHDRAQMQELIINCELAQLGREMGCQMLVEGPGHMPLDEVEANILIQKRMSNEAPYYMLGPISTDVVPGFDHISSAIGAAQSARYGADLICYITPAEHLALPNEDDVRSGVEAARVATYIGDMNKYPDKGRQRDKAMSKARRDLQWEKQFELALMPEQARQVRDSRLPEEEHSCTMCGNFCAANGSKALFDGDLQGDKC; this comes from the coding sequence ATGAAAACACAGGTAGAACACGCTTTAGAGGGCAACATCACGGAGCAGATGGCCGCAGTCGCCGGCGACGAAGCCCTGAGCCCCGAATACATCCGCGATATGGTTGGCGAAGGCAAGATCGTCATCCCCAACAATTCCAACAGCACACCGAAACCGGTGGGCATCGGCAAGGGGCTGCGCACCAAAGTCAACGCCTCCATCGGCACCTCCTCCGACATCGTCGATTATCAAGCCGAAGTGCGTAAAGCACGCATCGCCGAGGACGCCGGGGCCGACACGCTGATGGAACTGTCCGTTGGCGGCAACCTCGACCGGGTACGCCGCGAAGTACTGGATGCCGTCAACCTGCCGGTGGGCAATGTGCCTCTGTATCAGGCGTTCTGCGACGCCACACGCAAATACGGCAGTCCCAACAAACTCGACCCCGAGGAGTTATTCGACCTCATCGAGCAGCAGTGTGAAGACGGCCTGGCGTTCATGGCCATCCACTGCGGCATCAACCGCTACACCATCGAACGACTGCGCAAACAGCACTACCGCTACGGCGGACTGGTCTCCAAAGGCGGCACCAGCATGGTGGCGTGGATGGAGCACAACCACCAGGAAAACCCTCTCTACGAGCAGTTCGACCGGGTGGTCGGCATCCTCAAAAAATACGACGTCTGCCTGTCCCTCGGCAACGGCCTGCGCGCCGGTGCCATCCACGACAGCCACGACCGCGCCCAGATGCAGGAGCTGATCATCAACTGTGAGCTGGCTCAACTGGGTCGCGAGATGGGCTGCCAGATGCTGGTAGAAGGCCCCGGTCACATGCCCCTCGACGAAGTAGAGGCCAATATCCTCATCCAGAAACGGATGAGCAACGAAGCGCCCTACTACATGCTCGGCCCCATCTCCACCGATGTGGTGCCCGGTTTCGACCACATCAGCTCAGCCATCGGTGCGGCCCAATCGGCCCGCTACGGTGCCGACCTGATCTGCTACATCACCCCGGCGGAACACCTGGCCCTGCCCAACGAAGACGACGTGCGCAGCGGTGTTGAGGCGGCGCGGGTCGCCACTTATATCGGCGACATGAACAAATACCCGGATAAAGGGCGACAGCGCGACAAGGCGATGAGTAAAGCACGCCGCGACCTGCAGTGGGAGAAACAATTCGAGCTGGCACTGATGCCGGAGCAGGCCCGGCAAGTGCGTGATTCGCGCCTGCCCGAAGAGGAGCATAGCTGCACCATGTGCGGCAATTTCTGCGCCGCCAACGGCAGCAAAGCCTTGTTCGATGGGGATTTACAAGGGGACAAATGTTAA
- the cobS gene encoding adenosylcobinamide-GDP ribazoletransferase, which yields MLQPFFSALSFLTIVRVPHRWCGDGTALSRSLNWYATVGLLIGGVMALLDHALCALLPGTLLPSALLVIALIAVSGGLHIDGVADSADAFMSSRDRDTMLTIMKDSRVGAMGALTIGGLLLIKFAALASLPDDARWPVILLTPLAGRVALVLPLVNLPYARPGGLATLSHQQAEPRHAWLAVSLLAVTALLVLGSKGLIIAALVLVATLLFGRYCRGKIGGFTGDTLGATCELAELVTLVAAVLVLPHGGLS from the coding sequence ATGCTCCAACCATTCTTTTCCGCCCTCAGTTTCCTCACCATCGTGCGTGTCCCGCACCGCTGGTGCGGCGATGGAACCGCGCTGTCACGTAGCCTCAACTGGTATGCCACAGTTGGCCTGCTCATCGGTGGGGTCATGGCGCTGCTCGATCATGCACTGTGCGCGTTACTACCGGGCACCCTGCTGCCCAGCGCGCTGCTGGTGATCGCCCTGATCGCGGTCAGCGGCGGCCTGCATATCGACGGCGTCGCCGACAGTGCCGACGCCTTTATGAGTTCGCGCGACCGCGACACCATGCTGACCATCATGAAAGACAGCCGTGTCGGCGCCATGGGCGCGCTGACCATCGGCGGATTGCTGCTGATCAAATTTGCCGCCCTTGCCTCGCTGCCCGACGACGCCCGCTGGCCGGTCATCCTGCTCACGCCCTTAGCCGGGCGCGTCGCCCTGGTGCTGCCGCTGGTCAACCTGCCCTACGCCCGCCCCGGCGGCCTGGCCACCCTATCCCACCAGCAAGCCGAACCGCGTCATGCCTGGCTGGCAGTCTCTCTGCTGGCAGTGACGGCCCTACTGGTTCTAGGCTCCAAAGGCCTGATCATCGCCGCCCTGGTTCTGGTAGCCACCCTGCTGTTCGGCCGCTATTGCCGCGGCAAGATCGGCGGTTTCACCGGCGACACCCTCGGTGCCACCTGCGAGCTGGCTGAGCTGGTCACACTGGTAGCAGCGGTGCTGGTACTGCCCCATGGAGGATTGTCATAA
- a CDS encoding histidine phosphatase family protein — protein sequence MTKKITLIRHAAIAEELAGYYIGSSDVSLSAKGAQQAERLGQHLNHRARPPIETLWCSPAQRARQTAEPLIRQSVYPVTYDARLLEIDFGDWEGLNFAQILRNDPQRVNQWAAFAEDFCFPGGESLKQFRQRLDDVVEAIQAQQTNHLAIVSHGGVLRGLICRLLRWPLQDHLKFVIERGSYATLQLDGLHAVLTGLNNHGD from the coding sequence ATGACAAAGAAAATTACGCTCATTCGCCATGCGGCCATAGCCGAAGAACTAGCCGGCTATTATATTGGCAGCAGCGACGTTAGTCTCAGCGCCAAGGGAGCACAGCAAGCCGAAAGACTGGGACAGCACCTGAACCATCGCGCAAGACCACCGATTGAAACGTTGTGGTGCAGCCCGGCTCAACGCGCCCGACAAACGGCCGAACCTCTTATTCGTCAATCCGTTTATCCAGTCACATATGACGCCCGATTGCTTGAAATTGATTTTGGCGACTGGGAAGGATTGAACTTTGCCCAGATCCTTCGTAACGACCCACAACGCGTCAATCAATGGGCCGCCTTTGCTGAAGATTTCTGTTTTCCCGGTGGAGAATCGTTGAAGCAGTTCCGCCAACGTCTTGACGATGTAGTGGAAGCCATCCAAGCCCAACAAACCAACCATCTGGCCATTGTCAGCCATGGCGGTGTACTGCGCGGCTTAATCTGCCGTCTGCTGCGCTGGCCGCTGCAGGATCACCTAAAATTTGTCATTGAGCGCGGCAGTTACGCCACCCTGCAACTCGACGGGCTCCATGCCGTGCTCACGGGCTTGAATAACCATGGCGACTAA